The sequence ataccctggggagcctggccagtcttttgtagtgataaatacttagtaatgataaatactttatTCCTAAGTcaggtcacaggttcaccctattcaaacacagacatacccttaagacaggatttgtgaaggaaacgacaatggggaggcttttccattttcctttgaccttgcagagaaaacatttggtcagtttgggacagtCTGGGAATAAAAAAtagttccaggtcggtcttcctgtgctgatctatgtacttgcttggttggtacactcaTGAACATTtcacatatatctaagacctcaaaattcctatcacaagaaGGTCCTGCTGTGGTCGTaagatggttgctgtattcagaaccgggaagggattttccctgcattggcaggtttcaccTTCCATGTAGCATTTTGTCACAACTATGGaggttttaggccttggcaaggtatcctttagtctaacatcaagttgggggggggtgcatctGTAGATGTGCCGACAGAAAGGAAAAGTACACAACTTTCCTGTAAAAAGAAAATGTAAGTAGAGGCATTTAGAACAAATCAAAGCAGATCATAATACGGTACTTTTAGCCCAACGCAGCAATTTCCAGTTCCTCGTGAATTCCCCaggcttcctccttcctccttctttgTGCATAGTTCAGTCAGAGCTGCATCTCAAAGGTGGATTTCAAACACACTAACAGTTACCAgagcaattcttttttaaaaatcacaatagtgttttaaaaaatagtaaaaaaatataAACATGCAAAAAAAGCACTGTGCTACAAAGTCCATTGCTAAGACCAGCGGGAAAAGTAAAAGAGTCTCAGATAACAGACTCAAACCTCTGCCCTGCTCCCCCAGTGGGCAGCTGCTTGCATGGCCTTCTGTCTTGTGGCCTCCACAGAGTTCCTTGTCTTGGTATCGTCACAAATTTCTCGGTCCAAGTAAATTAATCATCTTGGACCTCATCTGTTTAGCTTTGGCCTCCCCTCTGGTTGTGGGTCAGAAGCTCTAAACTTGCACCCCAGTCCCGAAACAATCTCTGCAGCCACATCAAGACacaattccaggatcaaatctgcTTTCTCActagcacaccctccaacatttctgtatTGAAAATAGAGACGTGACGTCGTATTCCataataatcattttattatttataccctgcccatctgactgggttgacccagccactctgggcagcttccagcatatataaaaacataataaaacaaacattcaTAAACTTCCgcatactgggctgccttcaaatgtcttctaaaggttgtactgtatagttacttatctccttggcttgggggtcgcataactccataccctccaatatttcttcgATGaagatagggacgtcctaaggaaaagcacaaaattccgggatcaaatcagaaactgggacaacttctgtaaatttgggactgtccctggaaaataaggacacttggaggggctgctGGGGGTCCTCTCCATCTTTCTACATCCTGGCCCAGTCCATCCACAGCCCCAAACCACAGATCAGAGTCCTGCCCCCAGTCCCTGTCAGGGGCATCTTCTTCCAAGTCCATTGGCCTAgaccccccttctctctctctctctctccttaatcACAACTTATCTGAAGCGCTTCATGGGACCCAACCAAGGCAGGTAACCCTCCCACGGACCAATTCAAGGACATTTGAAGTTCATTTTTTATAAATACCATATTAGATTAATGTCTGGTTAACTAAAACAACAATTTCcgcctttttaaaatatacacaatATCTTCTTGTTGTTGATCTCTTTTGCTTTCAACATGGgtattcttgtttcttcttttttgtgtgtctcctcttactctgtgcacttgtaattaaaaacaaatacagtttTCCATCAGACTATGTCACCCAAGCTGAAACCCCTAAACCTTTTCTTTCCCTGCCGAATAACGCACATATATTGAGGAGGAGCCTTACCCTCCCCTTTCACACAGGCTTAGCGCTATTGATGACTTCTCGGATGAGTTGATCACTGGATTTAACAGCTTGCCTCCCTGGAATGCGCTGACAATATCTGGGGAACAAGGAAGAAcaagagccaaaatgtttgagaaaggAAATCTTACTGCCCGTATGATTAGCTACAAATGCTTTCCAAATCTACTCCAATATGCTACTGGTGCAGGCATTCAGATATTATCATAAAAGTATCTCTATGCTTCTTTTTCTAATAGCAAGGATTTGCTTAACTCCAAATCCCTTCCCCTTGTCATCATccacatcatgggtaggcaaactaaggcccagggaccagatgcagcccaattgccttctaaatccagtctgCGGACGGTCCgaaaatcagcgtgtttttacatgagtagaatgtgtccttttatttcaaatgcatctctgggttatttgtggggcataggaagttgttctatttctcttttttcaaaatatagtctggccctccacacGGTCTGAGGAacgtggaccggccccctgctgaaaaagtttgctgacccctgatccacaTCCTCCTAGCTATGGGGGCCAAGATGCTGGTCCATCTCTCCCTCCACAGTAAAAGTGGGGCTGAAGGAGTCCCAAACACCAGGCTACCGATCTAATCAACAACACCAAAAACCTTGCATTTTCACTTGCCAACAGCAAAAGGATATTCGAAAAGGTGGCTCTGTTTGTTCTATAGCAGCAAATTTACATCGGCCTATTTAGAAATTATTGTAGCTGGTTGCTGTAAtctttgtatttattattttccttgttctccaccccaccccccaaatacctTATGTGAAATCTTGCCTGGAGAACTTAAACACTTGCCACTTGGGTGGTATTTGGGTTTGTCCCAAATAAAAGTTTTGCTGAACTGAGGATTTTTTACTGTGtatttccctgtttagggaagtttttaatgtctgatgttttattgtgtttttaatattctgttgagagccgcccagagtggctggggaaacccagtcagatgggcggggtataaataataaattattattatataatgttattattattttataatcgTTTCTTTTAGAATTTTGTTGGCATGGATGGCCCTTGCTAGGGCCTAAAACATGATGCTTCAGTTAAGAGGATCAACAACAATCAGTGTTGGATTGTCTTTTAATCAttgtggttctctcccccccccctcatgttttcagctgttcttatttttatctgtaagcttttGTTGGCGTCTCTCGGTGCTGCACAGGCTGGGGCAACCTTTCCCAGGCCAATTTGGGCAGTGTGGCATCTTCCAAGGATGGGGAATTGCTTATAACACAAGCATCTGTCAGAAGAGAAAGAGTGCACTTTTCTGGAGCCTCAAGGTACAAGGATTCCCAGCCCAGACTGCAAAACCATTACCAGGAGGAGGGAAAGTGATGCTAAATTGTAGCTCATATAGATGTATGTAGGTGCCTCCTGTCCAGCTCTCGTGAGATGTGCTGTTCTGCAGAACGGAGAGAGATTGTGCAGTTAAATGAGGACCTGAAGCTTGAGATACAGAGAGATTTGTGCTTGCCTATGAGACATGCTTTCTCAAGAACAACCAACCCCAGAGTTCCTTGTGCATAATAGACTGCATGGAGGAACCGTCGGTTAAAGGCTGGTGAAACTGATCCCAGGGGCACAGTAGAAGACAGGGCTGCTGCTTTACAGGCTCAAACTATAGAGGTCTACTTGACACCCACGCTGCCATGGCATGCTGTAAATGCAGTTCACAGCTGTTTCTGATGAGCGTTCTCAGAATTTTCCTCCCAAAAGGTTCATTTAGGTTCTTATTAACAAAAATCAGCAACGTGTGTTATGGGTTTTTGGGCAACACCAATAACTGACAGAAGCCAAAAGAAGTTTCAGTAAGTGAAAATGTTGTTGGAGACTGACGAATTCATTATATCCGTGACCTGGAACATATTCCCACCCGGAGTCTATTCTGGGATGGCCTCAGGGTATATGAGAAACCTGGCAAGTGGCTTTCTTATATATTACGAGCTAATAAAACACTTCTCAGATTGTATCATCGTAATCGCAGCATTATTTTAGACTCTACTTTTCTCCCACTTAGCGGCCcgcaaagcaacttacaataaaGAAACACAAACAATACTAAAAAAACAAGATACagatatataaataaatcagtttaataaaatcataataaaacaaaagacaTAGTTTATATGAATAAAATAGGGAACAACGGAGTTTTTCCTACACAGGCATTTAAGTCTCCGGCCAACATTATAAGACAAGTGAAAAGGGCGTTCAGTAAAAAAATATCAAGTCTGTTCTTGGGATCCCCAGCGTAGCTCCAAGGGCACTACAAGGCCCATTAGGACCCCCCAGCTCCTACCAATTTTTAACAACGAACTAGGGTCTTTTGGCTTAGGGGAGGGTTGGCTGATACATGCTgcctgctttttaatgttttttatttgttttgccaGATGTAGGTGTTTTAGGGTTGGGGAGGTTCTGGGCATACCCAGTTTCTCTTCTGTGAAGTGGGTTCAGTGGAGCATGAAAAAATTTCGGACTTGTATAATGATACTTCAGTTACTTTTTCTGAATTCTATTCCCTGGTTTAGAATtcaccttttccttccttttcatccttatctccctcctccctcctcgttCATTCCCCTTGAATGAGTGCAATCCAAACTCCTCAGGGCCTTCTACAAGTTCCTAGATGCATTTCAAATGCATGGGTCAGACTAGAAACAGGGATGATGAAAGTCGAAGCTCATATTAGTCTAACATCAATATATAAGTGGCTAACTCTGAAACTGCTTCCCGGAGGAATAGCCCCATTGATTCTGAGTGACCAGTTTCAGTCTGGCTGAAGTTTAAGCAGTCTTAAACACTCTTCAGAAACTGGGTCTTGCTCCCCAAACCCTCATAACTATGGGCCTGGGCCAAGCTAGATCTGTGGTTAGGCAAAGAATCATGGACATAGAGAGACAACGGGACTGTACAAGGGTCCCcaattataaaatcatagaaaacaGGAGATACGTAGCCACTCCAGCAACATATCTCTATTGCATCACATCCAGAAACGCAAGAAGGGCTTTCACTCTTGCTAGAAGCTCGGCcttgccctcactggttctggaAGGCTCCTATAGAAGAGTCCCATTTGCatagagactttgcgcctgcccattaggggaaataggaagccccgaacatatattttttagatgtcctttttatgctGAGATTCGTAGAGACACCATTGAGCTTTTGCTGAAGAGGCCCGCCGATCTTTCAGACAAatctaaacttaattctctcctctaaggcaaagatcacaagacgacctggctggtagccagattctgagcccagatttgtaggcacagatcatcctctagaataacatagcttactagggaaaagCTGAAGCCGCCCTTTGGGGCGCCTCAGGGTCagtttttatggtagcccaaatctccgTTGTACATGTGTATGTATATagctcaattttaactcatgagctattgctgcaatctgctctaattgtatattttatctttatgaatgctgtttttattgtttttatttattataaattttCTATCTATCAACATCTCATCCTTCAAAGAGAACAGGGGATGGTTGTGTTAACGTCTTTATGGTAATTCATGTATAAATAATGCTGTGTTGTGTGCTgggaaaagctttctgaaaagtgtgtgtgtgtgtgtgtgtgtgtgtgtgtgtgtgtatttatatatatgaaaaagcaACAGAAGATGGCAAATAAGTTTTTTGCACAACTGGCAACAACCTAAAGAGGCAGATGCTATGTGGAGTATGGCTTCCTACTGTGGAGGAAACTTCTAATGATCTGCTTTAAATTATTCTGAAGATGACCAGCCTGCATTTCAATATGTTGGAGCAGGTGAACTCTGCATTGGGTTTTGCAGAcacaaaaattgttgagctttttttgggttGCCATTTTTCAAGAGGTAAACATGCAGaacatgtatatatatttaaaaaccccaaatcccgaacaattgctttaaaatgtataatTCCCCCTGGATGGGCATGTAGGACCCCAAAAAGAGGATATTTCTGGGAAATCCtggatatatggcaaccctatgcctAGTGCCACACCTGCATGGCCGCAGGGTTGCTCTCTTCCAGTAGGTGAGGTGGTGGCTGTGATGATCTCAAAACCCTGAGGTTGTCAATTTGGCACATTAGTAGCACAGTGGTCAGTTCAGAGCAGACCAAACAAGTTGCTATGGGCAGCTGCAGAGATTCTACGGGGAGGAGAGCAGTGTGAATGGCAACGAACCACACGCATGATGAGCATGTTATGTGGGGCCAGCTCGCTTCTGAGGGCATAAATACCAATTTCGACAAGCACAGAATCTCCCTTCTTCTCTGAGCCATCCTTCCCTTTCCTCACTGCAATTTGTTGGCATGGATTTGTCCATTGTACAGGAACATGCCCATGTGTTGCCAGTCCTCTACGCCAACTTCTCCACAAGAGGCTGTGTGTCTGTTCACCTCCCTCCCTTTTAACTCTTGCAAGTCTGGTTCTGGTCCCGAAAGCCAGGCCaaatctgcagcagctcctctggCCCGTAGTgatgcaccaccaccaccttggagAACTTGCACTTCTCATACTTGACTTTGTTCACATTGAAGAGACCCGAGGGGCTGTTTGTCACACTGATGCCCAGCTCATACAGGCAGATTCCCATGAAGACATCTTCCATGTTAATGACCCTGATGGTCTTTGCTACCTGATAGATCTTCTTGGCCAGATCCCCAGAGAACACATACCCTGGGCCTGCGCAGAAGGGCGGGTAGGTCTCATTGGGATACACCTCCCGTGGCACATACCACTTGTAGGCCTTGTTACGTACTGGTTTTGAATTCCTGTAGATGTGACCTGTCATGTAGTTCTTCTTGGCTGGCAAGTGAGGCTGCAGCAGGTGGGACACCATGTAGTTCACATTGAGAAAGATGTCACTGTCTGCCTTCACCACGTAGGTGGCATTGGGGCAGAACTTGCTTATCCACTCCATGCCCATCAGAGTCTTCAGGGTAAGGTTGTTGTAGGTATCCAGGAAGTCCTGCTGAATAATGTCTCTGTGGATGGAACTCTCCTCTTCCAATAGGGCTTGGAGCAGGTATCCAAATTTTGGGTGGACACCCGTCAGAAAGAGACGAAGAATGGAAACCCCAGGCACCGAGCTCTCGTTGCCCCATGTCTGCCGGATGGCCTGCCTTGTGGCAAAATCCTGGGGCTCAGTTATCACCAGCAGGATCAAGAAAGGGCTCCTCTCCCAGCATTTCTTTGGCTCGTTGAGAAGGAACTTATAATCAGTGGAATAGACAACCTCCAAGGGATGCCGCTTGgccactggtggtggtggggaaatcagACCAGAGGGCTTGGTCTCCTTTGTCCTCTCCAGTGCAGATTCCCATTCAAATACCATGGCACTTTTACGATCGCCTGCGGAATTTGGGCTGCCCTTGAGCTTGATGTTGGGCAGCGAGGAAATCATCACAAGAGACTCCCATTTGTTCTTCACAACAATTAGGAAAAGTAAAAAAGAGCAGAAGAGGACCACAGTGGGCAAATGCTGCAGCTTGGTCATGAGCATCTTCCTGGCACCTTCACCTGCAGACtatgtgggtgggggagagatcctGGCCAGCTCTGTCCCGTTTCCAAAGGCAACCTGCAAAAGAGAAGCCCAGTGAAAGGGAGATGAATTctgttctctctttctgtgtgtgtgtgtgtgtgtgtgtgtgtgtgtgcgcgcgtgtgtgcacACAAGGGGAGCTTTGGGGATCAGGCTGGGCGCACATAGAATCAGTCTGCCAACTGTCGACACACTCAAGACCTGCTAATAACACCTGCCTTCTTGCCCTTGCAATCTGTTTCTGGAAGGAAAATATGCACTCTCAGGGTtttgctgtgatggcctgggaatccgattcagaggatgaaccggaggaatcccagcctgcacaggagtccccgcctccagggctggctgaactggggcagggccttgattctgaggcgcctgcacctgtgccggatcctcaggagcaggcaccaggtgaatccattttggctccagaggtagttgaggactcagtgcctacaggtgagtctccccctgggcccagtaacccttcagcctctcctgaactgcagaggcgaagggaactggtttctcccaggaagagtgctcgccttaaggccaggagaggcgggtctcctgggggccggggccgcccctggcctcagagaagataaaggccagtcagcccggtcccaggttgcgggagcaacgtcgtcgctgagtacctgctcctgtccggacccagacctgaccctccattgttcctgtccccgctcggcttcctgcttcaggccccgccccgctcctcgcgaactgtttccaggctagtgacccaggaccggacttcgactaggTTAACGGGACCAGCACATTGGCATTATTCACTCAACCCATCTATTTACAGATCCATTGGAATCCGAATAAAGTGTtatatgagtttgtgggtgccagactcctGAACTCCTGGATCCAGTAAGTGTTAAAGGAAAACAAAGGGAAGGGGCTCTGTCTGGgacagcaaatgggtggggcccc is a genomic window of Podarcis muralis chromosome 17, rPodMur119.hap1.1, whole genome shotgun sequence containing:
- the LOC114588121 gene encoding beta-1,3-galactosyltransferase 2-like; the protein is MLMTKLQHLPTVVLFCSFLLFLIVVKNKWESLVMISSLPNIKLKGSPNSAGDRKSAMVFEWESALERTKETKPSGLISPPPPVAKRHPLEVVYSTDYKFLLNEPKKCWERSPFLILLVITEPQDFATRQAIRQTWGNESSVPGVSILRLFLTGVHPKFGYLLQALLEEESSIHRDIIQQDFLDTYNNLTLKTLMGMEWISKFCPNATYVVKADSDIFLNVNYMVSHLLQPHLPAKKNYMTGHIYRNSKPVRNKAYKWYVPREVYPNETYPPFCAGPGYVFSGDLAKKIYQVAKTIRVINMEDVFMGICLYELGISVTNSPSGLFNVNKVKYEKCKFSKVVVVHHYGPEELLQIWPGFRDQNQTCKS